The Streptococcus oralis region AACGCATCCACGTGGTCTCGGAGATGCTGTCTTGCAAGCCAAAGCTTTCGTCGGAAATGAACCTTTTGTCGTTATGCTTGGTGATGACTTGATGGATATCACGGACGAAAAGGCTGTTCCACTTACCAAACAACTCATGGATGACTACGAGCGTACTCACGCGTCTACTATCGCTGTTATGCCAGTCCCTCATGACGAAGTATCTGCCTATGGGGTTATTGCTCCGCAAGGCGAAGGAAAAGACGGCCTTTACAGCGTTGAAACCTTCGTTGAAAAACCAGCGCCAGAGGATGCTCCTAGCGACCTTGCTATCATCGGACGCTACCTCCTCACTCCTGAAATTTTCCAAATCCTCGAAAACCAAGCTCCAGGTGCAGGAAATGAAATTCAGCTGACAGATGCAATCGATACCCTCAATAAAACACAACGTGTATTTGCTCGTGAGTTCAAAGGGGCTCGTTACGATGTCGGAGACAAGTTTGGCTTTATGAA contains the following coding sequences:
- the galU gene encoding UTP--glucose-1-phosphate uridylyltransferase GalU, which produces MKQKVRKAVIPAAGLGTRFLPATKALAKEMLPIVDKPTIQFIVEEALKSGIEDILVVTGKSKRSIEDHFDSNFELEYNLKEKGKTDLLKLVDETTGMRLHFIRQTHPRGLGDAVLQAKAFVGNEPFVVMLGDDLMDITDEKAVPLTKQLMDDYERTHASTIAVMPVPHDEVSAYGVIAPQGEGKDGLYSVETFVEKPAPEDAPSDLAIIGRYLLTPEIFQILENQAPGAGNEIQLTDAIDTLNKTQRVFAREFKGARYDVGDKFGFMKTSIDYALKHPQVKDDLKDYLIQLGKELAEGE